From one Triticum urartu cultivar G1812 chromosome 3, Tu2.1, whole genome shotgun sequence genomic stretch:
- the LOC125548795 gene encoding coatomer subunit zeta-1-like encodes MFDGYIIVYKFIQDLHFFVTGGDEENELILASVLQGFSDAVGVLLRNNVDKRTALENLDLIFLCLDEVVDGGIVLETDGNVIAEKVSGHGLEGAGSFTEQTISQALATAREHFARSLLK; translated from the exons ATGTTTGATGGCTACATTATTGTGTACAAGTTCATCCAAgatctccatttttttgtaacTGGAGGGGATGAGGAGAATGAGCTCATTTTAGCGTCAGTTCTTCAGGGGTTTTCTGATGCTGTTGGCGTTCTTCTCAG AAACAATGTAGACAAAAGGACTGCACTTGAAAATCTGGATCTCATCTTTTTGTGCCTTGACGAAGTTGTTGATGGAGG GATTGTTCTGGAAACGGATGGAAATGTGATAGCCGAGAAGGTGTCAGGCCATGGATTGGAAGGAGCCGGGTCGTTCACTGAGCAG ACGATAAGCCAAGCCCTAGCGACAGCAAGAGAGCACTTCGCGAGGTCTCTTCTGAAGTAG